One stretch of Acanthochromis polyacanthus isolate Apoly-LR-REF ecotype Palm Island chromosome 16, KAUST_Apoly_ChrSc, whole genome shotgun sequence DNA includes these proteins:
- the epm2a gene encoding laforin, whose product MLFRFGVILTPDCSDVEVFVSGSRVEIGHWDPDRAVRLTASQKLPSSQEPCLWTGEVQLDEPVRESLWFKFVQRVRGSFIWEGSGPHHDRCCSYDERNVVDGVYCHPIGHWIEETGHTDEMRHTTNFYFSVAGQKAMHFSRVMPRVWLGSCPRQVEHVTIKMKHELGITAVMNFQTEWDVVNNSEGCRRNPEEAMTPETMMHLYKDSGLVYVWMPTPDMSTEGRIRMLPQAVFLLYGLLENGHTVYVHCNAGVGRSTAAVCGLLMYVLGWTLRKVQYFVAARRPAVYIDEEALVQAQADFIQKFGQLRSSISYSET is encoded by the exons ATGTTGTTCAGGTTCGGTGTCATTCTCACTCCGGACTGCTCGGACGTGGAGGTCTTCGTGTCGGGTTCTCGGGTGGAAATAGGCCACTGGGACCCGGACAGAGCGGTTCGGCTGACCGCCTCTCAGAAGCTCCCCTCCTCGCAGGAACCGTGTCTGTGGACCGGCGAGGTGCAGCTGGACGAGCCGGTCAGAGAGTCTCTGTGGTTCAAGTTCGTGCAGAGAGTCCGAGGCTCGTTTATCTGGGAAG GTAGTGGTCCACATCATGACAGATGCTGTTCTTATGATGAGAGGAATGTGGTGGATGGAGTTTACTGCCACCCGATTGGTCACTGGATCGAGGAAACGGGACACACAGACGAGATGAGACACACCACCAACTTTTACTTCAGTGTGGCCGGTCAGAAGGCCATGCATTTCTCCAG GGTGATGCCTCGTGTTTGGCTGGGCAGCTGCCCTCGACAGGTGGAGCAtgtgacaataaaaatgaagcATGAATTGGGCATCACTGCAGTGATGAACTTCCAGACAGAGTGGGATGTGGTGAACAACTCCGAGGGCTGCAGACGAAACCCAGAGGAAGCCATGACCCCAGAGACCATGATGCATCTATACAAAGACTCCGGCCTGGTGTACGTGTGGATGCCGACACCTGACATGAGCACTGAGG GCCGGATCAGGATGCTTCCTCAggctgtcttcctgctttatggtCTCCTGGAGAACGGTCACACTGTCTATGTCCACTGTAACGCTGGAGTGGGTCGGTCCACGGCAGCTGTCTGCGGCCTGCTCATGTATGTCCTCGGCTGGACCCTGAGGAAGGTGCAGTACTTTGTTGCAGCAAGGAGGCCGGCGGTGTACATAGATGAGGAAGCTTTAGTCCAGGCTCAGGCAGACTTCATCCAGAAGTTCGGCCAGCTGCGATCATCCATATCTTACTCAGAGACATGA